The DNA region TGCCCAGTTTCCGCCGGAACAGCGGGGGCAGAGCAGGCTTTTGGTTCTGGACCGTATGCAGCGCAGTCGATCCCATCACCATATAGCGGATCTTCCGTCCCTGCTTGAACCGGGAGACCTTCTGGTCTTCAATAATTCCAAGGTGAGGAAAGCCCGGATCTACGGGACCGGGGCAGGCGGCGGCAGGGTAGAATTTCTGCTCCTGAAACAGCAGGATCCCCAAACCTGGACCGTCATGGCCCAGCGGACAAAACGCCGCCGCATGGGGACCCGCTATATTTTTGATGATGCCCTGGAAGCTGAAATCATTGGCGAAGAGGGGGAGCTCCGTTTGCTCCGCTTTGACCGCCCAATTGATGAGGCATGGCTGGACCGGCACGGACACATTCCCCTGCCCCCCTACATCAGGCGCGAGGACAGCCCGGCGGACAGTGAGCGCTACCAGACCGTTTACGCCGCCGTCCCGGGCTCCGCAGCAGCGCCTACAGCAGGGCTTCACTTTACCGAAGAACTCCTCGCACACCTTACTGAGCGGGGCATAGAAAGCGCCTTTGTCACTCTCCATGTGGGGCTTGGCACTTTCCTTCCGGTGCGCAGCGAAACCATTGAGGACCACTTGATGCACGAGGAAAACTATTCTATTGACGAAGAAAACGCCGCCAGGATCGAACGGGCAAAAGCTGAGAAGCGCAGGGTTATCGCCGTGGGCACCACCAGCGTCCGCACCCTGGAGTCCGCCTGGGACAGCAATGCAGGGAAGCTTTGCCGGGGCGAAGGGGCGACATCGATCTTCATCTACCCAGGCTATACTTTTAAGGTGGTGGACGCCCTGTTCACCAACTTCCACACCCCCGAATCGACACTGCTGATGCTGGTATCGGCTTTTGCTGACAGGAATTTTATCCTGGATTCCTACCGGGAGGCGGCAGATCAGGGCTACCGCTTTTTCAGCTATGGCGACGCCATGTTAATCGTCTAAACATTCCACCGGAATTACCGATAATTGAAGGAGGTTCTAAAAATTTTTCGGAGGATGATGATGATAAAACGTTACTATATAAAATGCGGATTAAACCAGACTGCGTATTTTGATATTCTTGAACAGACTGCCGAGGGATACCGGGTCCGCATAACCAGGACAAGCAACGGATATGAAAAAACAGCGGACGAATTTCTGGACAACCGGCTTTTTGATACCTGCCTTAAAACCGGGTATATCTTTGAAATGAAAGAAAGCGCCAGTTCTGTTGCCTGAAAAGAAATCAATTCTGAAAGAAAAAATGCCCCTAGTGTTCCACCACTCCGCCCTTCCCTGGCGCTGGCATGATAAATACGAATCCATAGTAACTCTGCGTATCCAGGCATCGGTGGACGTGGATGAGGTGACTCTACTGTATGGGGACCCCTACGACTGGACCGGCCCGAGCAATCCCGGATCAGGCCCCACCCGCTGGAACTTCGCCGAACAGGTCATGGGACATCAGTTTTCAGGAAGCGATACTGTTATCTGGCGGACTGCTATTCCGGTACCTAAATACCGGCGCCTCAAATACGGTTTCCGGCTGAAAACCGTATACGGGCAGTTTTACTATTCCGAAAACGGTGTCCAGGCCTATACTCAGGATGCGGTGAACCGTATCCCCTACAACCACTTTTCCTACCCCTTTATCCATACTCTGGATTCACCGAATATTCCCTCCTGGGCACAGGACACGGTTTGGTACGAAATATTTCCCGAGCGTTTTCGCAATGGGAACCCCGCCATCTCACCCGCCGGGTCCGAAGACTGGGAAACCGGAAAGCCGGAACTGAACAATTTTTTTGGCGGGGATCTGGCTGGAATACGCAGCGAATTACCCTATCTTTCGGATCTCGGGATAAACGGCATCTATCTGACCCCAATATTTCCTTCTCCCTCAAACCACAAGTATAACATTCAGGATTACTACGCTGTGGATGAACAGTTCGGCGATTTAGGGGAACTGAAAGCCCTGATTGCCGAGGCCCATGAACGGGGGATCCGGGTCATGCTGGATGCGGTATTTAACCACGCCGGGGAAAGCCACCCCTTCTGGCAGGATGTGCTGAAGAACCAGGAACAGTCCCCTTACAGAGATTATTTTCACATTCACCGCTTTCCCGTAAAAAGTTCCTACAGTGAAAAATACGCCATGGACTTTGACGCCTTCGGCTTTTACCCCAACATGCCCAAGTGGAACACCGAAAACCCTGCTGTCCGCAAATACCTGCTTGAGGCCGCCGCTTACTGGATACGGGAAGCGGACATCGACGGCTGGCGTCTTGACGTGGCCAACGAGGTATCCCTGGATTTCTGGAAAGATTTTTCCCGTTCTGTACGTTCCCTGAAAGAAGATTTTTACATTGTAGGCGAAGTCTGGTTCAATGCCTCCACCTGGATACACAGCGGCTGCTTTGACGCCGCCATGAACTACCCCCTGAATTCGGCTGTGTCCGATTTTTTCCTTGAAAAAAAAATTGATGCACTTCAATTCACAGAAAAACTGTTCGCCGTCCTTTCCCGGTACAGTGATATTCACAACCGCGAAGCCTTTAACCTCCTGGACTCTCACGACACTGACCGCGCCCTGACCAGGGCCAGGGGTGACAAGCAAGCCCTCCGCAATGCCTTTACCATGCTGTCTCTGCTCCCAGGCTCACCCTGCATTTATTACGGCACCGAAATTGGCATGGAAGGGGGCAACGATCCTGACTGCCGCAGGCCCATGGTGTGGGATGAAAACAAACAGGATTTGGAGCTGAAAGAATTTTTTAAAGCCCTTATGGGGTTTAGAAAAAAATACGCCCCTATTATCCGGAATAATATTATTGAATACCGCGAAGAAGAAGGTTTCCACTATTGGGTGTTTTCCGGGGAGAATGAAACCCTCACAGCAATTTATGCAGAAGGGAGCGCACCCTCAGGGTTTACGGCCCCGGGGCGTATCGTATTTTCTACAGGCAATCCAACCGGGGCCAATGCCGGAGGAGAATTGGCGCCACATACGCTCACAATTTTTTTTCAAAGTCCTGTTTCCGCCATATACAAAAACTGAATAATGCACTATAATTTCTGTCATTATGGATAAGATAAACATTGACGCCAATACGCTTATTACCCGTTCCATTGCGGCGAACCTGCCCGGCATTGCCGTGAAAAAGGCCCTGGGCGCCCACCATTTTTCCGGGCAGCTTTCAGTGATAGCCATAGGAAAAGCAGCATGGACCATGGCTCAGGCTGCCCATGAAGAACTGGGGAACCGCATTGCAAGGGGAATTGTTATAACCAAGTACGAACATTCCCAGGGTTCAATTCCGGGTATGGAAATCATCGAAGCCGGGCATCCCCTGTCGGATGAGAATACCATCAAGGGCACAGAAAAAGCTTTGGCCCTGGCGGAAAGCCTTGGGGCGGGTGATGAACTGCTCTTTCTTATTTCAGGCGGCGGGTCCGCCCTTTTTGAAAAACCCCTCCCCGGCCTCAGTTTGGCGGACATTGTTACTGTTAATAACCAGTTGCTTGCCTCGGGGGCGGATATCGTGGAAATAAACATGATCCGCAAACGGCTTTCCTGCGTCAAGGGCGGCCGCTTCGCCCAGGCCTGCGCCCCCGCCAAGGTCTTTACTGTGGTATTATCCGATGTGTTGGGGGACCGGCTGGACTCCATAGCCTCAGGGCCCGCCGCGCCTGACAGGTCCACCGCAGAAGAAGCCCTGGCTGTAGCAGCGCGGTACAAATTAAAACTAAGCGACACCATCCTGGAATATCTCGCCAAAGAAACCCCAAAGCAGTTGGACAATGTAGAAACCGTGATCACCGGCAGCGTCCGTACCCTCTGTGCCAGCGCTGCAGAAATCGCAAAAGAACTGGGCTATGCCCCGCAGATTCTCTGTTCCGACATGAACGGTGAAGCCCGTGAGGTAGGGATTCTTATGGCTGCCATAGCCCGGCAAATTGCCGGCGGGCAGTACTCCCCTTCCCGTCCTTGCGCTATCATCCTGGGAGGTGAAACCATCGTGCACCTAAAAGGAAAAGGCAAGGGAGGCCGCAACCAGGAAATCGCCCTGGCCGCCGCGGAAGGTATTGCAGGCATAGCTAATCTGACTATATTTTCAGTAGGTTCCGATGGGACCGATGGCCCCACCGATGCTGCGGGGGGAATTGTGGATGGATCCACCGCTGCAAAACTTAAGGCAAAGGGGCTCAAACCCCTGGATATCCTTGATAATAACGATGCTTACAACGGCCTTAAGACAGTAGACAGCCTGGTACTAACCGGCCCTACCGGCACAAATGTTAACGATCTGTCAATAATACTGGCGCGTTGATACAGCCAAGTCCGATGCTGAGGAATAATTAGTACCCCATGGGCTCATGATTTTTATAGTTTGAAGTAACCCGGATTTCTGCGGTACCCTGGCTGGTGTTTTGGTTTCGATTTTAGACCAAGGGATCGATTGTTTATTTCGTTATATAGGGCTCACCCAAAATGCCGGTCATAAACTGTTGGCACGGCTAATGGGAAACCAAAACTTGCTTTTGTTTTAGGACAACACCGTAAAAAAGCCGTAAATCCTTGTATTACAAAGATTTACGGCTCACAGGGCCAAGACCCCTTAATCGGGCAACCCGGATTCGAACCGGGGACCCCAAGTCCCCCAGACTTGTACGCTAACCAACTGCGCTATTACCCGAACAAGTGCATACACACTAGTAGAAAAGACTTTATCACAAAAAAGACAGGTGTGTCAACGCATTCATGTCGATAATTCCCGCTTTTCTCCACCCCCGTAGGCGATCCACCGGGTTTCCCAGGGCGCCAGGGCCAGTTCTTCCCCCGCAATACCTTCAAGGGGAATGCCATTCTCTCGGAGCCGCAGTGTCGCAGGCTTAGCCCCCAGGTTCTGGGCGCAGAGTACATAACGGCTTGAGATCCCGGCGCTGCCGGCCTTGGCTTTAGCGGGAAATCCCCCCACGGGACCCCGCAGCACGGCGAAAACCGCCCCATCTGCGTCAAGTATGCGCTGGGGAATCTCCGGGGAAAAGGCTTCCTCGGCCTTTCTAAATTGGAGGAAGCCCTTGATCCCCCGGTATATCAGGGAGCGCAGGGAGTGGGGATCATCCAGTTCACGATCAACCCGATCTATTGGGGGGCGTTCCCGGTTTATAGCCCGGTTATAGCCCAGAAGTTCCGGCCCTTCTGTCCAGGCTTCGGAGCCTATCCAGCTGTGGAAGTACACCGCCGGGAGCCCTGCCAGGGAGAGGAGCACACCCTGGGAGGCCAGAAAGGCCCGGGCGCGGATTTCCGCTGAGCCCAAGGACGGGGGGGCGGCCAGGCTTACATAGGAACAGTTCAGTTCGTAGGGGATGGGGCCCTCGGGAGTAGCCTTGTAGCTGACCAGGGCGCCGCGTCGCTGGGCTTCTTCTATGGAAAGGGCAAAGGCAGCATCATCCACCAGGCCCTTGGCGGGGCCCAAGCCTACACCATCGTGGCTTGCCAGGTAGTTGAGGAAAAGCCAGCCTTTTTCCGAATAGGGGGGCAGGGTTTTGGCCCAGCTGCGCAGGGGGCCGCTGTCAGCGGAAAGCAGGCTGTGGAGGACCAGGGGCGGCAGGGCAAAGTTGTACACCATGTGGGCCTCGTCCCCAGTACCAAAGTAGGCCACATTCTGGAGGTGGGGCACGTTGGTTTCCGTGAGTAAAAGCAGGTCCAGGCCCAGGGTTTCGGCGATGGCCCGGAAGAGTTTTACCACAGCATGGGTCTTGGCATGGTGGATGCAGGGGTGGCCATCCTCCTTCCAAAGGTAGCCGATGGCGTCAAGGCGAATTATCCGTGCGCCCCTTTTGGCAAATTCCAGAAAGATCCTGATAAATTCCAGAAGCACTTCCGGGTTGCTGAAGTCATAATCAACTTGATCGGCGCTGAAAGTGGTCCATACGTATACTTCTGAACCATCCTTACGTGTAAAGGGGGTCAGCAAGGGGTGGGTCCGGGGACGGGTCACGGCGGAATAGTCATAGTCCTTAGGCCGGGTGGTGTACCAGCCCTCATAGCGTTTGTCCCCGGCCAGGAAGCCCTGAAACCAGGGGCTTTTTACGCTGCCGTGGTTCACCACAAAATCAAAGGCCAGCTTAAAGCCCTTGCCCAGGGCGGCGATGTCCTCCCAGGTTCCAAAACGGGGGTCCACCTCCCGGTAATCCACCACGGAAAAGCCGTCATCGGAACTATAGGGGTGAAAGGGGAGCAGGTGGAGGTAGGTGAAAGCACCTTCGTTGCGGCGTTCCAGGAAGTTTCCCAGCCAGGACAGGCCGGTTTCCGCAGGGAACGTGTCGGCTAAAGCCGACCCCGGGAGTTCAGCCACAGCTTCCCCGCTTGGATCTTCCGCCGCACTTCCCCGGTCCCCACCTGCAGGGGCCAGCATATCCCCGTAGCTGATCAGAAAGGCATCCCGGTGGGTAAATCCCTGCAGGCCCGGGCCATGTTCGACTCCTTCCAGTATCGAAAGCAGTTTTGCATGGGTCTCCCGGCCCGGCTTATCGCCATAAATAAAGACAAGCAAGTTTTGCAGAGCTTCGCTCTTTTCGTTATCCCCCATTAGGTTGCCAAATCGTGGAGGGAGTCAAAGGGCAGCAAGGCGCCCAGGGTGATATCCACCGTTTTATCCCCGCTACCCCGGAAACGGACCTGGGCTTCTGGGGCCATGAATTCGCTCAGAACCTGTCGGCAGGCGCCACAGGGACCTACGGGGTCCCGGGAATCCGGGGTGGAAATTGCCAGGGCAGTGAAGGAGCGCTGCCCCCGGCTTACCGCAGAAACAACGGCGCTCCGCTCGGCGCAAATAGCGAGGCCGAAGGAACGGTTTTCCACATTACAGCCCGTATAGACCGTCCCGTCATCCCCTAGGAGCGCGGCACCTACCCGGAATTTTGAATAGGGGGCATAGGCCGCATCGGCGGCTTTGCGGGCGGCCAGGAAAAGTTCATCCATATCCATATCAAATCCTCCATAAAGTTGAATTGCGTAATCGTCCATTAACGTATATCATAAAATTCATACTATACGTAATGAAAGGATTAATTATAATGCGAAAAAACTATTTGATGTATCCCCTGCTGCTTACCCTGGCCTTCTCCCTGAATGGGACAGGTTTTTTTGCCCAGTCCATGCAGGACCGGGAGCCCCCGGGAACACGGGGCGGATCAGGCGGCCCGGCAAACTCAGGCCCCGCAGCGGAAGGGGAACTGCCCCTGCGCAGGGTTTCCCTTTTTTCCTCCGGGGTGGCTTACTTTGAACATGCCGGGGAGCTTTCGGGTTCCGCCGAAATTCCCCTCCCCTTCAATGCCGGCGCGGTCAATGACGCGTTAAAATCCCTGGTGATCAACGACTCCGGTTCCCACTCCCCTTCTGTGCAGTACCCTTCGGAACAGACCCTGTACCGCACCCTGCGGAGCCTCCGCATCGATCTGTCGGGGAATCCCGGGGCCGCAGAAATACTGCAAGGATTGCGGGGCGCAGAGATACTGGTCAATGCCACGCCGCCTGTGAGCGGCCGCATTCTGGGTATCGAATACCGGAGCACACCGGGAAGCGGAATCTACGGGGGCGAACCGGTCCGGGAAGCCTGGCTTTCCCTGGTGACTTCCCAGGGCATACGGGTTATGGCAGTTAAGGATATGGTTTCTTTTTCCTTTACCGACCCTTCCCTTAATGGGGACATCCAAAGGGCCCTGGACCTAATCATGGAATCCCGGCAAGCCGAGACCCGGACTCTCAGGGTTGTCTTGCCTGCCCAGGATCGCCGCACAGTATCCCTGAGCTACGTAATCCCCGCGCCGGTATGGAAGGTTTCCTACCGCCTTGATCTCAGCAGGGAACAGCCCCTGCTCCAGGGCTGGGCTATCGTGGACAACGATGGTGACACCGACTGGAACCGGGTTGAACTTTCCCTGGTAACAGGCCGGCCTGTTTCCTTTATTCAGAATCTCTACCCCCCCTATTACCTTGACCGCCCTACCCTTCCCCTGGCCATTGCAGGGGCTGCCGAAGCGCGGAGCTACGACTCAGGCTGGGGTGGCGCGGCTGACGCCGAGGCACTTATGGAGACCCGTGAGTATGCCCCCCAGGCAAAGTCCTTGAGCCGGGCACCGGTACCCGCGCCTCCCCGAGACGGGGCTGCTTATAACTCCGCCATGCAAAGCCTTGCGGGGGGCGCCGAAAGCGCCTCAGGCCGGGAACTGGGGGACCAGTTTGAATTCACCCTGAAAGATCCGGTCACCCTGGCGCGGCAGCAGAGCGCCATGTTCCCCCTGGTGGAGGGGACCGTGGGGGTGAAAAAAACGTTAGTGTTCAGCGGGGAACGGGCTGCTCAAGAGGGGATCATCCACCCGGCTATCAGCGCGGAGCTGACCAACACCACGGGCATGAAGCTCCCCGCAGGGCCGGTCACGGTTTTTGACGGCGGTTCCTATGCCGGGGACGCGCTGCTGGGATTCTTTCCTACCGGGGAAAAGCGGCTCATCTCATACGGAGAGGATCTTTCCGTATCCGGGGCGGTCATTGCCTCATCAACCCCGGTGGTCAGAACAGTTACCATAAGCGGTGGGGTCATGGTAATAGCACGGAGGATCAGCTTTGAACGATCCTACACCATCAATAACGCTTCCGGTGAACGGAAACAACTGATCCTGGAGCACCCCATAACTGCGGGAACAGCATTGGTGATGCCCGCAGAATTCGACGAGCGCACAGATACTCTCTATCGTTTCAGCATGAACCTTTCTGCTGAACGGGAACTTACCATTACTATCCGCGAAGAACTCCCCCTGGAGGAACGAATAGTCCTGACCCAGCTCCTGGCGGAGAATTTTGCGGCCTACGCCACAAACCAGGAAATACCCGCCAATGCCCGGGCAGCCCTCCAGCAGGCTATAGAACTGAAGAAGGCCGCAGACACCGCAAAGGCGGCGCAGCTTGAAATTGAGGGGCAGCGGACTTACCGCACAGCCGAACAGGACCGTATCCGGCGCAACCTGGAAGCGGCGGGAAACCAGACGCCCCAGGGGCAGGAGTACCTTAAACGGCTGGTCGCCATGGATACAGAAATCGATGCACTTTCCGCCAGTGTTGACGAAGCCAGGAAAACTGCACAGGCCGCGCAGAAAGAGTACGAGGATTATCTGGGGAGACTTGATATATAGAAAAAACAGGAATAACCACAGAGGCGCAGAGAGAAGAAAAGGGCAGAAAACTTCCTCCCCCTTCCTCCGTGTACTCTGTGTTCTTCCTCTGCGACTCTGTGGTAAATCTTCTTATGTATTTTCTCCATTAATCCGGGGAAAGCCCTGGCCCGCCGGTATCCGCGCTTCCCGTATCTTCCGCCCGGATCTGTACCCGGCGAATTTTACCGCTGATGGTCTTGGGAAGTTCGCTTACAAACTCTATTATCCGGGGGTACTTATAGGGTGCGGTAGTCTTCTTCACATGGTTCTGGAGCTCCAGCTTCAGTTCCTCCGAAGCGGACCAGCCCTTGGCGAGGATTACTGTGGCTTTGACCACTGTGCCCCGGTCTGCATCGGGGACACCGGTGATGGCGCATTCCAGGACTGCTGGATGTTCCATGAGGGCGCTTTCCACTTCAAAAGGGCCAATGCGGTAGCCTGAGCTTTTGATCACATCGTCGGAACGGCCCACAAACCAGTAGTAACCGTCTTCATCCCGCCAGGCAACATCACCGGTATGGTAGACATCATCGTGCCACACACTTTTAGTGAGCGCTTCATCCCGGTAATAGCCGTGAAACATTCCTATGGGCCTACGCCGGTCTGTGCGGACCACCAGCTGGCCTTCTTCCCCCATATCGCAGGAGCTGCCATCTTCCCGGAGGAGGTCCACGTCATAGCCCGGGGAGGGCCTACCCATGGAGCCGGGCTTAGGTTCCATCCATTGTAAGGTAACCATTGTAACCGTGAGTTCGGTCTGGCCGTAACATTCGTGGAGCTTGAGCCCCGTACCCGCGAGAAACTGCTCGAATATCTCCGGGTTCAGGGGTTCCCCCGCAACGGTACAGTGTTTCAGGGAAGAAAAATCGTATTTTTTCAGATCTTCCTTGATAAAGAAGCGATACACCGTAGGGGGGGCGCAAAAGGTGGTAAGCCGGTTTTTGGAAATAATTTCCAGCATCGCCGGGGGATCAAAGCGATCGTAATCGTACACAAATATTGCGGTCCCGCAGAGCCACTGCCCGTAAATTTTGCCCCAGGCGGCCTTGGCCCAGCCGGTGTCTGAAACGGTAAGGTGGAGTCCCCCGGGGACCACCTGGTGCCAGTATTTTGCGGTGGCAATGTGCCCCAGGGGATAGGCAAAGTCATGCTGCACCATCTTGGGCATCCCCGTGGTGCCCGAGGTAAAGTAGAGGAGCATGGTGTCATTATTGGTGTTCACCTTTGGAGGGCGGGTAAAATTATCCGGAGCTTTTTCCACAAGAAAATTAAAATCAGCCCATGGCGACTTGGCTGCTTTTCCGGGCTGTGCCTCTTTAGGGGAATGGACGGATCGCACAAAGGCCTTGTAGCGCAGGGATACTTTTCTCGCAGTATTACTATGCATTTTTGCCAGAGCCTCATCAACACGATTCATCACCTGTTCATCGTCCACGCAGACAATCCCGGCTATGTCCGCAGCCTCAACCCTGTAAACAATATCCTTGACGGTCAGGAGATGGGTCGCAGGAATGGCAATGGCGCCGATTTTGTGGAGGGCCAGGAGCGTGGGCCAGTATTCATGGCGGCGCTTGAGGATAATCATCACCGGGTCTCCCTTGCCTATGCCCGCATCCAGGAACACCTGGGCCGCCTTATCCGAGAGCCGTTTTATATCGCCGTAGGTAAATTCCGCTTCGGCGCCTTTTTCGTCACGCCATACCAGAGCCCGATCATTTCCTCGCTCAGCAGCAATGGTATCCATCACATCCCAGGCAAAGTTAAAATTTTCCGGTATGTTCACAGAATAATTGTTGTAATAATCCTCATAGGAATCAAAGGTATCCCGGGATAAATATTTCTCCAGCATCGGAAAAGCCTCCTTTTAGAAAAGTTGTTAAAGAACCATGGCGAGAAAACGGGCGCGCTGCCCTCCCAGGGCTTTCATACCGTGGGGCTCGCCGGAATCATAGTAGATACTGTCACCGGGACCCAGTTCCATTTCATGACCCCCGACAGAAATCAAGAGCCGACCCTCCAGGACATAGTCAAATTCCTGCCCCGGATGGGTGTTGAAGCTCAGGGGTTTCTGCTCTGTGTCTGCGGCTGCTTCCACCAAGAAGGGTTCCCCCTTTTTGTGGTGAAAATTGTGGGCCAGGTTCCAGTGGGTATACATGGGGCGCCGGATCACTTCAGTGCCTTGAGCCGCACGGGTCAGGCAAAAAGTCCTGAGCCGGGACGGCTTGCCCATGACCAATTCGGTCAGATCCACACCGAAATGGTTTGCTATTTCCACCAGGGCGCCCACGGAAATTTCCGCTTCACCGGACTCCCATTTTTTGTACTCCGGGGTATCAAAACCCAATTCATCGGCCAGGGCTTCCGCACTGATCCCCTCTATTTCCCGCAATACCCGCATACGGGCGGCAATCTCGATCTTCTCTTCTGCCATAAAGCCTCCTTTTAACCCGACCTTGCCCGGGATACGAGCTTGGAAGGATACTCTTTTCCAAGATAATAGGAATACTGATACTTAGCCTGACGGATAAGCATATCATGCCCGTTCATAACACGACAGCCTGCTGCAGCGGCCCGGATCAGGAACCGGGTACGCTCGGGCTTGTAGATGAGGTCCATCACCACTTCTGTTCCCTTAAATGCGTAGATCTCCAGAGGGTCTCCCTCAATATCCGGGTCCATACCCACTGAAGTGGTCTGCACAATAATATCGCTGTAAGCGTTCATCAGCTCGGCGCCATGTGTGTCCAAGCTGCCCCAGGCGAAGCGGTAGGGGGCCGCTTCTTCCCGGGCCCGTGGTACGGTACGGTTCAGAATCAGGGCCTTTCCCTTAAGGCGGAATATTTCCGCCGCCACTGCCTTGGACACCCCGCCTGCGCCAATGATGGTGATCCGGCAGCCCTTGAAATTTGTCTTTCCGATAAAATCCAGGAGGGAATCCGAAAAGCCCCGGGCATCGGTATTAGCTCCGGTCCAGCCATCTTCTTCTGCTATGAGGGTATTACAGGCGCCCAATGTTTCTACATCGCCTAACTTCTTATTCAAATAAGGAATGACCTTCTCCTTATAAGGAATGGTTACCGACACGCCCTGGAGCTTGATCTCAGCGGCAAGCTGCATGAAGGGGTCCACCGAATCCGAAGGGAAAGGTACATATACTGCGTCGGTATTTTCCGAAGTAAAGACTGCGTTGAAAAAAGCAGGACTGGAGCTTACCTTAAGGGGATAGCCCAGGATGCCGAAAAGCCTGGTCTGGGAAGTGAGTTCCCTGAAACGGTACAGCTCCACCAGTTCCCGTGGGGAGATTTGACCCGGAGCGGCCGGGGGGAAATCGGAATCCTGCTCCGTGCCCTCGGCGGAGGCATAACTCAGGTGGCTGCCCAGATATTCCGCCAGAATACGGGTGCTGGTCCCCATGTGTCCCATACAGAGCAGTATCTTTTCGATACCCGCAGTATCTTTAGCGGCCCGGTACACCCGAAGCACATCATCAAAACCGTGGGGCATCACCGCTACTTTTGCAATTTCATCCCCCACATGAAGCAGTCCCCGGATCTTTCCGGGCAAATCCTCATCCACCCCCTGAAGGTTATGGTAAGACCGGATGATCCGGGTACCAAAGGTGCGGGCCGCTTCTTCAAGGCTAGGGACATTGAGGTCTTCCTCCAGATCCACATAGGCAAAATTATGCCGCCGGTCCGCCTCCGCAAAGGCCAGGCCTTTGGAAAAGAGGCTAATCCGGGCGCCTTCACCGCCGGCAAACTTGCCGCCGTCCATTTTTCTGCGTATGGTTAACAGCACCGGCAAGCCCGCCTGTTCGGGGAAACGACGGATCAGCAGGCGTTCATCCGGCTCCAGATGGTCAACCCGCAGCTCCGCCATATCAACATACTTCCGGTGTTTTTCCAAAACCTCCAGATCTTTGGCAATGGTTTTTCCGGTGAGGC from Treponema primitia ZAS-2 includes:
- a CDS encoding AMP-binding protein, which encodes MLEKYLSRDTFDSYEDYYNNYSVNIPENFNFAWDVMDTIAAERGNDRALVWRDEKGAEAEFTYGDIKRLSDKAAQVFLDAGIGKGDPVMIILKRRHEYWPTLLALHKIGAIAIPATHLLTVKDIVYRVEAADIAGIVCVDDEQVMNRVDEALAKMHSNTARKVSLRYKAFVRSVHSPKEAQPGKAAKSPWADFNFLVEKAPDNFTRPPKVNTNNDTMLLYFTSGTTGMPKMVQHDFAYPLGHIATAKYWHQVVPGGLHLTVSDTGWAKAAWGKIYGQWLCGTAIFVYDYDRFDPPAMLEIISKNRLTTFCAPPTVYRFFIKEDLKKYDFSSLKHCTVAGEPLNPEIFEQFLAGTGLKLHECYGQTELTVTMVTLQWMEPKPGSMGRPSPGYDVDLLREDGSSCDMGEEGQLVVRTDRRRPIGMFHGYYRDEALTKSVWHDDVYHTGDVAWRDEDGYYWFVGRSDDVIKSSGYRIGPFEVESALMEHPAVLECAITGVPDADRGTVVKATVILAKGWSASEELKLELQNHVKKTTAPYKYPRIIEFVSELPKTISGKIRRVQIRAEDTGSADTGGPGLSPD
- a CDS encoding helix-turn-helix domain-containing protein, with the protein product MAEEKIEIAARMRVLREIEGISAEALADELGFDTPEYKKWESGEAEISVGALVEIANHFGVDLTELVMGKPSRLRTFCLTRAAQGTEVIRRPMYTHWNLAHNFHHKKGEPFLVEAAADTEQKPLSFNTHPGQEFDYVLEGRLLISVGGHEMELGPGDSIYYDSGEPHGMKALGGQRARFLAMVL
- a CDS encoding type I 3-dehydroquinate dehydratase; the protein is MAKICLCLTGKTIAKDLEVLEKHRKYVDMAELRVDHLEPDERLLIRRFPEQAGLPVLLTIRRKMDGGKFAGGEGARISLFSKGLAFAEADRRHNFAYVDLEEDLNVPSLEEAARTFGTRIIRSYHNLQGVDEDLPGKIRGLLHVGDEIAKVAVMPHGFDDVLRVYRAAKDTAGIEKILLCMGHMGTSTRILAEYLGSHLSYASAEGTEQDSDFPPAAPGQISPRELVELYRFRELTSQTRLFGILGYPLKVSSSPAFFNAVFTSENTDAVYVPFPSDSVDPFMQLAAEIKLQGVSVTIPYKEKVIPYLNKKLGDVETLGACNTLIAEEDGWTGANTDARGFSDSLLDFIGKTNFKGCRITIIGAGGVSKAVAAEIFRLKGKALILNRTVPRAREEAAPYRFAWGSLDTHGAELMNAYSDIIVQTTSVGMDPDIEGDPLEIYAFKGTEVVMDLIYKPERTRFLIRAAAAGCRVMNGHDMLIRQAKYQYSYYLGKEYPSKLVSRARSG